From the genome of Malus sylvestris chromosome 13, drMalSylv7.2, whole genome shotgun sequence:
ACATAATTCGAATTCTTATAAGTTTGAATTTTATAGTTTTGTGCTTAAAAGTTCATAAATCAAATTGGTGTTATAGGGTGATTAACTCTTAATTGAGCTCCTAATGATGAATTGAACAATACGGCCAAGAACCTTCTGGAAGTTTTGAACCAATCCTAAGGTCAGCCCCGAGGAGAAGTTTTGGCCAATAACTTTAAAGAATCTCAAGTGTGAATGGGCAAATACCTCCCATGAAGGGTTACTTTGGCCCTTGGTGAGCAAGGTTGAGAGCATATACTTGACTGAGTGAGGATGTCTAAAAGCATTAGAATGTTTTTTAGGGTACTTTTTGGAAAGTTGGAACTTGCTCCGAAAGGAGTCGATAACCTACTTTGGAGCATCACCAATTCTTGTGCCTCAAGAAAGCAAAAGAACACGGTTGTCGGTTGGGCCTGTTGGCTTGAGTAGTGTGCTTGACCTTTGTACCCGTGTTCAAATCTCTCTTCCTCTAAATTATAGAGGTTTAGAAAATAGCTTAatccgaaaagaaaaaaaagaggcaaGAGAGTGAAATATTCTCTTAAAATACAAGATCATTATAACAAAATTCCCCCTCTAGAAGGAAGGATATTATGCTAACAATTGCACTTAAATGAATTACtgataagcctaatatcttATTCTACGATAACAAAGCCGGATCCCACTAAATGAGGTCGGCTGCTAATATCTTATTCTACAAAAATAAACAATGAAACTGCCTTAATTTGCTCGATTTCAACTTGTGCCTACATCTGAAGACTAAAACAGTCAACTCAAATCACTTCATCTCACCTCTCATATAGATTTATATAGAAAAACGTCGCCCTTGAAATTGAAGTTAACTATATCAACATCTCGGCAATCTGAACAGCATTAAGTGCAGCTCCCTTGCGTATTTGATCACCGCAGACAAAGATATCCAACCTGATTAGAGAAATGCCTTTAGTGGTTTGTTGAAATATATAGTTTGAAAGATAAAATTTTGCACCGTTACCCTTACCCATAGTTCCCCTCTTGGGACACATCACGACGGATTCTGCCTACTGCAACATCGTCCTTGTTTGACACCTCCAACGGTGTAGGGAAGTTATTCGCTGTCCGGTCATCAATAACAACCAGCCCAGGCGCTTTCTTCAGAATTTCCCTTGCTGTGTCCTGGATAGTGAACGGATTTAGAACTCTAAAGAGAACGTgaaaaaaataagtaaataaataaaaattcataagaCCGTCATAAAATTCAGCAGGAACTGAGTCCCTCTAACAAACAGGGATAAAATTTCAGATAGGCATCTTAACACCTTCAAGAATGTCTCATTATTTAACTATAAATAGGATACTTAGCCTAAAATCGCAAGAGAGACAAACGAATCGTCATGCAATGCTTAACTGAAGATTTGCAAGGCGAAAATCATCGATGCATCTACCAAAGCAAGTATTGAAAAAAATAGAGTTCACCACTGACTTAAAGCAAGCATTGTGGTATTACCTCGTCAAGTTGGTTCTCAAACTGAAGATTTATACTCTCAGCATGCGCCCGCATGACAGGAACTCGTATACATGTGGCAGTTACCTTGACATCATTGTCACTCTGAGGAAATGGACGAGTAAATGATACATACACCGATGTTATTAACCTCTGCAAACTTACAAGCTGCTTTCCATTAAATTACTCTGACTGATGAAAATAGTAAGAAACTAACCCATATTTTTCGTGTCTCCTTGACTAGTTTCATTTCCTCTTCATTATATCCATTCGAAAGAACTGCCGAGTTGTGCGAAAACAAATTAAACGCATACTGCAACAGGCAATCGCAAATGTACGGTTTAATGATGATTCATggaaaacaaatttaatttccaCAACAAACTTGAATAATTCACAATAAATAGACAGACCTGTCGCGAAAATATCTTAGTGGTTGGTGGCTTCCCTTCCAGGACCTTtataaagaaattaaattacATTACTTCAACtggaaaccgaaaaaaaaaatacaacaaaaaaCAATGAGAGTGATATAGTAAAAAAGAAACCTCCTTAGTTTGCAGCTCAAGCTCTCTCATGGCAGCAGCACCAGCTCCACTAGCAGCCTGATATGTGCTAACCACCATTCGTTTTACCTGAAAACgattcataaattataatccAATGTAACTCAATTACTTTCACAAAACCCCAATTAAGAATTCACATATAAAATCCAAATATAACTCCAAAGCAAACAACTTTGAAACCCCAAACTACAAACTCAAGAAAATCCGGTTTCAACAAACCTGAAAAAATGCACAAAATCTCAAAGCAATGACTTTATAGCATCACAACCAAAAACCCATTTCAAAAAGTTTCAAAAACTTCCAAGAATCACAAAAGATAAAGGAAGCAAATTGCAACCTTGGAATGGCGATGGAGAGGAGTGACAGCCATTAAACAAATAATGGTGGAGCAATTAGGGTTAGCAATGAGCGCCCCCTTTCCCTTCCCAACCTTGATTCCCTCCATAGCCTCCGGATTGACTTCAGGGACCACAAGCGGCACGCCATTTTGCATCCGGAAAGCAGAGCTGTTATCAACGACAATGGTGCCGCGCTCTACGGCTACGGGACCGAACTCCTTGCTGATTGACCCGCCGGCGCTGAAGAGGGCGATATCGACGCCGTCAAAGCTGTCGTGGGTGAGCTCCTCAACGACGTAGTCTTGGCCGAGGAAGTTCAAGTTCTGACCCGCGGAGCGCTTGGAGGCGAGCATCTTTATTGAACGGAAAGGAAAGTCGCGGTCTTGGAGGACGGAGAGGAACTCCTGACCGACTGCGCCGGTGACGCCGACCACGGCGAGTGATGGACCGGTCTCCTGGAGAGACATTCGGACTGTGAATGGACCGGGTCGGAACCTGGACACGGGGACCCGAGACCGGCCGGAGAGGGGCGTCTTGAGGAGGAGGCCATTGTGTTGGTGGGTGAAAGTGGACATTTTGGAGATTTGGTTGGAGCCGGAGGAGAAAGAGGGACGGCGGCGGCGGAGTGGGGTTTTGAGTTTTGCTCGAAGACTGGTTATATATATACTGTACTCTGGTCTTTGTGACTGTTGAACTTGAAATAGCACGTGGGAAATGGGATGCGCACACGACTTCATTTTTAACTTTCTACACGTTCAAAAACAGTCGGAGAATGGGCGtgtataagattaaaaaaagtgTGTTTTCAATTGTCTTACTCTTACTTTATTTATCTTGTTATATATAGTCATATGAGAGAGAGTTGAAGATGAAGGTGTATGATAATGAATATACAAGTAATGTCGGGAGGGCAGGATTAAATTGTCGCATTCCAGTCTGGGCCTATCACATTCCGGGTTCAactctaccgtagcacgatattatccgtttTGGGCCTTACCATGCCCTCACGAATTTGTTTCTaagaactcacatgagaacttcccagtggatcacccatcatgagacttctctcacgCGAACTCGTTTATCCGAaaccagtgaactcccaaatGGCCTcgtgagaatatacatataggCCTCGTGCTAGTTAGAgatgataatatacatataaggcttacaagatccactcccttggaagatgtgggatgttacaattcacCCCCCCTTAagggctcgacgtcctcgtcggcacatccACCCCTAGGGGCCCTACATCCTCGTTGACACACTTCCggtcagggattggctctgataccaaattatcacattacggcccgggcccccaccacatcccgggctcaactacgccatagcacaatattgtccgttttgggccctgaccacgccttcacggttttgtttctatgaactcgcacgagaacttcccagtgggtcatccatcctgggattgctctcgcgcgaactcgcttaacttcgaagttccgatggaacccaaagccagtgaactcccaaaaggcctcgtgctaggtagagatgggaatatacatataaggtttacagGATACACTCCCCTGAACGATGTAGAATGTTACATAAACACTATCAATATAAACAATGTCAATCACTTGAGTTACAAGACACTTGTGTATGTATTATGTAATGTTCTTATGGGCGTAGCATGAACAAAATGTCTTCacttctatatatatatttacctcACCACTTCGTTGCCTATTGATCATTTGTTGAGGCGATCAAAATTGATTGTTAAGGGATTCGCTATATGTTTAGGATTGGATTGAATTTGTCAACTCACTATTTCAAGATCTGTCGACtgaataaattaatattatccaACTTAAAAAGTTGAAGATAAATTATTCGTGAATGAAGCATTAGAAGAGATAAACTACTTTCGTGTCTAATCACTCAAAATACCAACCAATCCTAAATACcaccaaaccaaaccatgtGAGTGGGTGAAAAGCAATGTTTAAAGCCACAAGATAAATAaaagaaatcaaacaaaagTTTGACAAGGCACATAAAGTCGAAcacggatcctctttgtgaggattccgagAATTCATCAATCAtattcattcatcgtacatcatgcgatcagaaattattttaaatatttttatttaaaattaaacacaaacaatacttgacaaaaactaaccgcacacgatgtatgatgaacgaacacgattcacGAATCTCCAAAAATCCTCACCAAAAGAATCCGGAGAAGATCCTGTCCTCATTCACAAAAGCCTTTACGAAATCAAAACAGGCCTAAAAAACTTATGGGTTTTGAACCGAATTTATCATCATTTAGATGGAGaacctttcttctttgtttaCATTACATAAGAGTATGAGAAGGAAGCCCTCATACATGCCAACATATTACTACTCATGACAAAGAGAACCAGGCCGAAACTGCCTACTAACGGTCATGTTTGAGAGCACGTATAGCGGGTTAACAGTACAAAAGTCTGCCTAGAATATCGGACTGCGAGAGCAGCCCCCAATTGTCGAATCAATCCTCCACTGGTGCCAGTATAACATCTTGCAGAGGTACAAGCTTTGCTCGTCCTCCATACTCTTCTGGCAAGGTTTCTTCACCGATTTCCCTGAtgaagttttttgtttcttcctcACTGGTCACAATCACAACCTGCAGTCACGATCACAAACTAAGATAACGGCAAATGCTTTTAAATTACCATTCTTCTACATTCAGAAACAACGAAACAATTCATAATATACCAACTTCATACAGATTGTTGCACCACCGTGATTCCATAGAGGTACCaaactttcatatttttatagaatactcattcatattataaaaaaatggaaataaaaCATACCTTTTCTTGTGTTGCCTTCTCGAGGAAGCGAGAAACCATCCTCCAGACACTTACAAAAAACCGTGGCATGTTTAAGATGAAGCACTTTGCTAATCGCTCGGGGTAGTAAGACTGCACATTTAAAAGAATACAAAGCGATTAAGCAACAATTCATGTATAGCAAGGAAATGCTCTCGCATGACCAGGGGCTTCTTCTAGCACATGTTTTGCAAATAAAATAGCGCCACAATCTTCATGGAGGGATTCTATCACATTTACACCAGAAGTTTGAAGTCGTCATTTAGTTTTGCATGGTCAATAGCTGGTAGGAAGATGAAAAGGGAAAGACGACAGCTACATCAGCTTCAAAAGAAATTTGAAGTGATTGAATACAATTCCTTGAACTTGTATAGTTCACTTATTAGGACTGTACACTACACTAAGCTTGCAGCCATGCCATCTTAGGGCTCATttgggaagtgcttttaaaagacTGAAATTGAAATATTAGAATCACCTGTAGAAATTGAAATCCAGTGATTAACCCACGTGCATCAATATTTTTGTATGACATTTGTTGCAAATCAAGAATGCCGATCatcttttcatttccaatttCCTTTCCCCTGAAAGAGCTAgacaagcaaaacaaaaggaaaaatattgAGATATCCTGATAGCTCTATGTAAAAAAAGTTGAATGTATTCAATTTTAAGtattggtttggtactgaggtgcttttataaaaagtaggtatcaaaaaaagctgagcttaaaaaagtgtttggtaaacacttaaaaacagcttattttcacagtttttggtgaaaaaaaactaaaaacgtgaagcagcaaaaacaAGCTtgttctcacagcacagcagaagcagttttttttttcaaagcataacaataccaaaccagccttaAGAGAAATGAAAAGAAGTGCGGTAACTCATCCATTAATTAAAGTTAAACAGTCTTCCATCGATCGTTGGATTTGAGGGTTACAACATCAACAGAAAATATGCATCTCATCTAACATCTAATTCTACTATTAACAGTTTCACAGCATTGACACTGGGAGAACATGTATATTAATGACATTCCTCAGACTGAAAGAAGCATGGGCACTATTCTATTTATGTGACCAGTGTTTTCATAAACCATAATAGCTAAGGCAAGCCCTATCATGTGCTGGCTCTAAAGAATCATAATCCTGCGTACGACATGTATGCTTGCTCTGAATAGACATTTCAAGCACTCATCAAAAGGTTACCCTTTTTGAGTATTTGAATTGACATTTCAATTCATTGCATTTTAAGCAGCTCGAATCCACCCGCTAAATTCTCTTGGATTCTTGAATGCACATTCAGCAGTTAAATTCAGAATATTACATTGAATGTACTCTAGAATTTTCGACCAGGCAATTGTTGAATGGATATTTCAATATTAGCAAAAGTTGAGAGGTACCTTGCAATTGTTTTGTCAAGCAGATGAACCACAAATTCTGCAACAAGAGATGAACTAAAGTGAATCTATAATTCACCAATTACATTACTTGTCATGAAAAATAGAGTTAAAATACTGATTTACCTATGCAGTCTGCATTGTGGGATTAAACCTATTAGTCCCCACTATCCAGTTGGTGAAGTCCTAGTGGATATATGTTTAAgagcaaaaattaaaaagtgctAGTGGATCAAGTCCACTCAACAAATCCTTCTTTcttggctttttagccaaagaTTGTTGAGATTAGTGAAAGTTGAAGGCTTGCTTTGTGGGAAATTtcgtgatttttcaatatttattggaatttaaatttttttagtctaaaatgttcataaaaataatttacgatagtctacaattttttttttttaattcaatttaacaaaaaaaatagtttaagttcattctttaataattccgactaaaattttaaaccagAACGATTGGAGCAGAAACTGTTTCCGggttaaaagctaaattttccggatTAAAATATTTGGCGTTTAGCCCAACCATTGGAGATGCTATAAAGAGCGATAAAATACCAAAAATTGATGAAATAATTGAAAATTAGACATAGATAATTACTCTTGAATTGGAGCTGGTCCTTGGAAGGAAAATGCTTGCTTGCTTTCACCACCATGACAGGGTACCCGTCCTTGGACAAACCCTGCAAGAAGATCTTTCTGTcgtccaattcatccttcacttcGGCGTCCAAAACGAACCCATTTGGAACAAAAGAAGCCCTCCATTTGTGCCACTGAACAAACATCTTCGCTGCTTTGTCCGGGTTCATTGATCTCGCAACCAAGAACCTCATGAGTGTTCGGTCTCCAAACTTctgccaacaaaaaaaaaaacccatggaTTAATAAGAAGTACGAAAGGGAATGACTTATACTCTGCACTGTCTGCGAAAGCAACTCTTACCTCAGTGGAAGATCCAAGCTTTTGCACTGATTTCTTCATCTCGGTCAGAGCAATTTCTTgggttttctccatttttggtTTCTGAGACTTGCTTTGTTTCCGGGattggaagagagagagagagagagagttgcgtTGACGAAACGCACACTCTGCTCTCCTTCGGACAAAAGGGGACTAGACAACGGAGGGAGAAGTAAGGAAAGGAGAAGGGGGGCGAAATACTGGTTCGTCGCTATTGAGCCATGAATTTGGTTCAAAACAGACAGCAAAAAGTGTGGAAGAAACAACTTGGCCCAGGAACCACTCGAATTTGATATGCAGCCAAAAtagtctgtttttttttttcttgcttctTTTTTGGTAATTCAACAGCCAAAAGGTTTGACTGTCGCAGTCATCGACGAGTAACTGtataatttgttatttttgtagGAATGTGGTATCCACAcactcctttttacttctcatacacctcttattaatttctgtcatttgatttttttttaattcatccgatccgacggccgaaaaccaaaaatgtgtgaaagaagtaaaaaaagatatgtggatatcacatcctttTTTACAAACCATTCGAACATACTTTTTGTAACTCGGCGTATTTTGCTAGTCTCTGCGTCTTTACGGTGTTATTCTTCATCTCAGATAAATATTGTGCCGACCTTTTAAGAGCGTTTGATATTGTGGATTGGTTGATAGAGGGCGGATACTTTTGTTGAACCCATTGTTGCAAGtccttttttattaaaagaggaaaactaattaaaagaacttgaaaattttaaattttaacaataaggacaaaataaaaagtaaaatgaataatatcataattaactttttaatgtaaaaacgtaatttttcattaaagtaaacaataTTTTTCTGTTAAAGTTGCTCATTAAAAGAGAGAGCTCATTTTTGTACTCGCATAATGCTTTTTTATCTCATCGATTAATGCagattcttttatttcttttagatGAGACGATATGGAGGAACATGATAATTATAATGATCCAGAGTCTCcacattattcatttacaaggATTCGACCGTGTATTGATCGCGAGAGATTTCGTGACAGCGTCGCATGATTTGAcatgtaaaataaataaaaaattcttctGCGTGATCAATAAATATCAAGGACTCGTTTGAATATGTTTTTACAATAACTGAAAtagtttttagaaaaaaatatttttgagttccaaaagcacttttagtgCTTTCTACGAAAAGCtacagttatgtgcttcttccaggaagcactttaaatgCTTTTTCAAGATTTACTAGCAATTTTACAAAGAAttgtttccaaaaatattttcacaaaaaacgctttcagtcattttaaaagcacatccaaacgagctctaaaTCGTTACCTGTGACTGTGACGCAGGATGAGTTATACATCCGGCAAGCGCCGGTGAAGAATGCAAACTAAGCTAAAAATGTTTGAACCAAACTACATTTACAAGATTGGGCAATTTATAGATAAGTAAATATATACTACAAATTCATGACTTGCGAGtcatattccaacataacttgaTCCAATTAACTACACAACTACGTCTGGCAAGATGCCAATCATCGTATCAGAAAATAACCATTCAAGCTGCTGGAGTCTTCAACACAATTTATTTTCCTCCGGACCAATATTAACGCTACactaaatgaaagagaaccacccccccccccccccacgggCGGGCCCCCAAAACACATTTGTCCTCAATTTTTCAAGTCTCGGATGCAAGAGGCCGCTCAGCATCTGAGTCCGGTGCAGGCACATCTATTAGATCTAATCATAGGATATAATACACATACTTCAACTGCAATCTCTACTGAACATTTTGATAATGTGAAATAATCTGTACGCGTCATGGAAATCAAGAGACTTGAAAATGAAAGCCTGCTGCAAATAAAAATGAGAATTACATAACGATATCTACAAGCTTGTGGTTCTCAGATACTAGTATCGACGAGCAAAGAACCACTAATAGCTAAGACACAGACGCACGCACCCTTATGCACATGTTGGTGATATAGAGCataataaaattagaataataCCAAGACAATAGTTACCTAATCAGCGAAAGGACTCATGAAATCACTTGAAGAATATTGGTGTAATATTGGGATACCTAGTTTTGCGTTATCCACATAATCCTCACTTGGCTCCTGCTTGACTAGGGTACCACTGCTCTCCACATGGATCCTTCCAGGGTTCAAGTTGCTCATTTGCGATTCAAAATCATCCACTGCAAATCGACTTGGAATGCAAGTCTCTTTACCAACAAATCCGAGATTCCTAAGAGGTCCCTGATCAAGCATTTCCCCTGACTTATCAACATAAAAACCCTGGCTGTTTGCCGTATTATGCAAAAACCCCGGCAACTCTCTGGAATCACTAAATGTCGCAGTTGAGTTCTGGTAACTGGTGCTATTGTCAGCATTAACTAAGCAAGACGTGGCACAAACAGAACCAGGGCCAGAATACCCACCAAGAGTGCCACTAGTTTTAGGATTTCCAGTCGGTATATGTCCAACATTCAAGGAATTATTAGATTGATCTGAAGGCAGACTGTAATCAACAACAGTAGACCTGTTAAAGCTACTACTCTGATTAACAGAAGCAGGACTATTTCCAGCCTGGAAACCAGTTGATGATTGAGAGGGGACCACAAGGCAAGATGGCTGCACATTAAATGAACGGCTAGGTTCGGTTAGCACAGACTGCTGCTGCGTTCTTTTATGTTGTCTTTGCTCCTGCGGCACAATTCCCATCAACAAGTTACTGTTCTGAGTACTCAACCCTCCATGATCATTGCTGGGTGCCACTGTACTACGACTATTAGACCTCCATTGTCCAAATCCCAGAGATGCATCCTCAGCAGAAATAACGGATTGTGGAAAATGTTTGGAAACGTTTGATTGGCTTTTTACAAAAGGCTGCATGAATGGCACACCATGTTCAACAGGGGGACGCTTGGGTGCTTGTAGGGATGCATGTAGAAGTGCAGGCTGATCCATTGCTGGCACAAGGTTCCCTGCAGGTTGACCTAAAAGCTCAGCTTGCAGGGCTGCTAGTGTTTGCGGAGGAATTTGTCCAGAGGCAGCCAAAGCTTGGAAATCAAATCTACTAAGCGAACCCAACTTCCCATTTGAGTCCACGGGCCCACATAAAGGATTTGCAATCCCACTTTGTTGTTGAGCTACTCCACTTAATCTCTTCAAATATAACCTGAATTTCTGCACAACCACTTAGTTCTTATAAGTAAATAATTCTGTTTGGAAAACAAATGAAGAACTCAAGTATATCGTATGCATATAAAAAGATCGCAAGaatgtaaatgcaagaaaacacaattctaaatttcttttgaaaaaaaaagatgtgcTCATACTGCAATGGATATCTGAAATAGAAAAGCTAATATAAAATACTCTAAATCTGAGTTCACAACTTAGTATTAGACCCATGTGCATGTCAAAAATATTACTGTTGTCATAATTCAAGTTAGGTTTTTAAAATAAACTGACGACTTCTAATCAAGCGTAATGCATAATTGTAGTTACAGTATTGATAATCACATATTATTTATGCATTGAATTCTTAAATGCTTCTGTTTTATGTGTCATTGACTCATTCATGTCCGTGACAACGACAACAAGATGAAAGCAAGCTAAGCTATCAGATCAATATGAGGGGAAGTACCATACCTGCAAATGGCTAGCAACATTTTCTCGAGTTAAAccaggtacattcatcaattcAAGAATTCTCTTTGGTACAGCCTCTGAAATATTACAAAAAGTTCAGTCAGTAACATAAAGCCGTATTGAGCAGTCACATTATGATGTCAAGGAGTGTAAACCGGGTACACCTTACAATAATATGTGTATATCAAAAGAAGAAGTTAAAAGTTAACGATCATACTATCAAGGCCAAGCTGGTTCACAGCAGTGACAAATTGCTGGTGGAGTTCAACTGACCATACTACACGAGGTTTCTTCGATGTAGACAAATCATCGTTTTCTGTATcaccatcatcatcttctttagCGTTGATCCTCTTCTTATGACCTTTCAATGAAACTTCTGTTCCTTCGTTAACAGAAGATGTGTATTCAAAATCATTGTTTCCCCGTTTATGTGGATCATTATCTTCCAAGCTCCCAGAATGTTCAAGTTCTTTACTTccattccattttttcctaacAACATGCTGCCAAATATTCTTGAGTTCTGCCTCACTTATAGGCTTAATTAAAAAATCACAGGCTCCATGTCTAATTCCTCTCATAACAACACTTGTTCTCCCATCAGCAGACATCACTGAATAATACACCGTCATGTTAATACACATAAGGCATAATTTGACTACCAttgaagaaattaaaatttatatactCACTGATAACAGGAAGGTCCATTTCCAGCCCAACGTGTTCCAGGAGTTTAAATCCATCCATATCAGGCATATGGACATCACTCAGTACGACATCAAAACAGTCTTTCCTCTCTCGTAGAAGATTCAAAGCAACAGTAGCCTCGGAACAAGTGGTAACTGCCAGCAATAAAACAAAAGGGTATTGTTGTTTTATTGGCTATTTACGCACCTACTGCTTACTTTGTCTCAATTCTCAAATTCCGCATTTTGCATTTGAGACAGAGATTTACAGACTACAACAACTGATTAGTCCAGCTGCTTAGAATCTCCATAATAAAATTACCGGGttaatatatgtaataaaatTACCGGGttaatatatgtaataaaatTACCGGGTTAAtatagacatatatatatatatatatatatgttcaatttcTTAT
Proteins encoded in this window:
- the LOC126597081 gene encoding uncharacterized protein LOC126597081, which codes for MKSCAHPISHVLFQVQQSQRPEYSIYITSLRAKLKTPLRRRRPSFSSGSNQISKMSTFTHQHNGLLLKTPLSGRSRVPVSRFRPGPFTVRMSLQETGPSLAVVGVTGAVGQEFLSVLQDRDFPFRSIKMLASKRSAGQNLNFLGQDYVVEELTHDSFDGVDIALFSAGGSISKEFGPVAVERGTIVVDNSSAFRMQNGVPLVVPEVNPEAMEGIKVGKGKGALIANPNCSTIICLMAVTPLHRHSKVKRMVVSTYQAASGAGAAAMRELELQTKEVLEGKPPTTKIFSRQYAFNLFSHNSAVLSNGYNEEEMKLVKETRKIWSDNDVKVTATCIRVPVMRAHAESINLQFENQLDEDTAREILKKAPGLVVIDDRTANNFPTPLEVSNKDDVAVGRIRRDVSQEGNYGLDIFVCGDQIRKGAALNAVQIAEMLI
- the LOC126597394 gene encoding CRAL-TRIO domain-containing protein YKL091C-like isoform X2 encodes the protein MEKTQEIALTEMKKSVQKLGSSTEFGDRTLMRFLVARSMNPDKAAKMFVQWHKWRASFVPNGFVLDAEVKDELDDRKIFLQGLSKDGYPVMVVKASKHFPSKDQLQFKKFVVHLLDKTIASSFRGKEIGNEKMIGILDLQQMSYKNIDARGLITGFQFLQSYYPERLAKCFILNMPRFFVSVWRMVSRFLEKATQEKVVIVTSEEETKNFIREIGEETLPEEYGGRAKLVPLQDVILAPVED
- the LOC126597394 gene encoding sec14 cytosolic factor-like isoform X1, with protein sequence MEKTQEIALTEMKKSVQKLGSSTEKFGDRTLMRFLVARSMNPDKAAKMFVQWHKWRASFVPNGFVLDAEVKDELDDRKIFLQGLSKDGYPVMVVKASKHFPSKDQLQFKKFVVHLLDKTIASSFRGKEIGNEKMIGILDLQQMSYKNIDARGLITGFQFLQSYYPERLAKCFILNMPRFFVSVWRMVSRFLEKATQEKVVIVTSEEETKNFIREIGEETLPEEYGGRAKLVPLQDVILAPVED